A genomic region of Pseudomonas sp. MPC6 contains the following coding sequences:
- a CDS encoding class I SAM-dependent rRNA methyltransferase: MSLPSLRLKANADRRLRNGHLWVYSNEIDVAATPLHGFKPGDQAILEAASGKPLGIVAMSPNNLICARLLSRDIKLPLDKSLLVHRLNVALSLRERLFDKPFYRLVYGDSDLLPGLVVDRFGDILVVQIASATMEAHKEDVIAALTQVIKPSGILFKNDSAARDAEGLNRYVETVFGLVPEWVALEENGVKFEAPVIQGQKTGWFYDHRMNRARLAPYAKGKRVLDLYSYIGGWGVQAAAFGASEVFCVDASAFALDGVERNAALNGFAEKMTCIEGDVFEALKELKASEERFDVIVADPPAFIKRKKDMKNGEGAYRRLNEQAMRLLSKDGILISASCSMHLPEDDLQNILLTSARHLDRNIQMLERGGQGPDHPVHPAIAETRYIKSITCRLLPNS, encoded by the coding sequence ATGTCCCTGCCTAGCCTGCGCCTCAAAGCCAACGCCGACCGTCGCCTGCGAAACGGCCACCTGTGGGTCTACAGCAACGAAATCGATGTCGCCGCGACGCCGTTGCACGGCTTCAAGCCCGGTGACCAGGCAATCCTCGAAGCCGCCAGCGGCAAGCCGCTGGGCATCGTTGCCATGAGCCCGAACAACCTGATCTGCGCCCGCCTGCTGTCGCGCGACATCAAGTTGCCGCTGGACAAATCGCTGCTGGTGCACCGCCTGAACGTGGCCCTGTCCCTGCGCGAGCGCCTGTTCGACAAGCCGTTCTACCGCCTGGTCTACGGCGATTCCGACCTGCTGCCGGGCCTGGTGGTCGACCGTTTCGGCGACATCCTGGTGGTCCAGATCGCCTCGGCGACCATGGAAGCCCATAAAGAAGACGTGATCGCGGCGCTGACTCAAGTCATCAAGCCAAGCGGCATCCTGTTCAAGAACGATTCCGCCGCGCGCGATGCCGAAGGCCTCAACCGCTACGTCGAAACCGTGTTCGGCCTGGTGCCGGAGTGGGTCGCGCTGGAAGAGAACGGCGTGAAATTCGAAGCGCCGGTCATTCAAGGTCAGAAAACCGGCTGGTTCTACGACCACCGCATGAACCGTGCACGCCTGGCACCCTATGCCAAAGGCAAACGCGTACTGGACCTGTACAGCTACATCGGTGGCTGGGGCGTGCAAGCCGCCGCGTTCGGTGCCAGTGAAGTGTTCTGCGTAGACGCCTCGGCCTTCGCCCTCGACGGCGTCGAGCGCAACGCCGCGCTGAACGGCTTCGCCGAGAAAATGACCTGCATCGAAGGCGACGTGTTCGAAGCCCTGAAAGAACTGAAAGCCAGCGAAGAACGCTTCGACGTGATCGTCGCCGACCCGCCGGCCTTCATCAAACGCAAGAAAGACATGAAGAACGGCGAAGGCGCCTACCGTCGCCTGAACGAGCAAGCCATGCGCCTGCTCAGCAAGGACGGCATCCTGATCAGCGCTTCGTGCTCGATGCACCTGCCGGAAGACGATCTGCAGAACATCCTGCTGACCAGCGCCCGCCACCTGGATCGCAACATCCAGATGCTCGAACGCGGCGGCCAGGGCCCGGATCACCCGGTTCACCCGGCGATTGCTGAAACGCGTTACATCAAGAGCATTACTTGCCGGTTGTTGCCCAATAGCTGA
- a CDS encoding MFS transporter produces MSESSFSPALSGDVKRQQLSRFILITCISLISFFPINILLPSFPALAARFNTPTADVALSISLFTLVFSLSQLVAGPLSDKWGRKEVLLGCITLSILGAMGCALASDYLTFLMFRSVQAMGCGFFVLGHALVEDLFDEQDRARVRLYYMTLSGSFVALSPLIGSWLQTTFGWQGSFYGFALMALGMLIHAFCILPSKAASPPRAGLSIIDTLKAVAGNRDFLRYWWIAALVFTCYFALISVTPLIFMDALKLSEYQYALVLMVYGAAYLLGGVAASFLQKHIPLSRQINIGLGLLGVAGVLLTLVVSYEAITTLTLLIPMLISALAVTLVRPAAISAAMLLFSSSAGTAASAGNSIMFLTAAVSSAALAQAGSHLLMTIAVSFIVFGLWGWLTNGRISSP; encoded by the coding sequence ATGTCTGAGTCCTCCTTTTCCCCCGCCCTCAGTGGCGACGTAAAGCGTCAACAACTCTCCCGATTCATCCTCATCACCTGCATTTCGCTGATCAGCTTCTTCCCGATCAATATTCTCCTGCCCTCATTCCCCGCCCTGGCCGCAAGGTTCAACACGCCCACCGCAGACGTCGCACTCTCCATCAGTTTGTTCACCCTGGTCTTTTCACTTTCCCAACTGGTCGCCGGCCCGCTCTCGGATAAATGGGGACGCAAGGAAGTCCTGCTGGGCTGCATCACGCTGTCAATCCTGGGTGCGATGGGTTGCGCCCTGGCGTCGGATTACCTGACCTTCCTGATGTTTCGCTCGGTGCAAGCCATGGGCTGTGGTTTCTTCGTACTGGGTCATGCGCTGGTGGAAGACCTGTTCGATGAACAGGATAGAGCCCGAGTGAGGCTCTACTACATGACCTTGAGCGGTTCCTTTGTCGCGCTGTCGCCGTTGATAGGTTCATGGTTGCAAACCACATTTGGCTGGCAGGGAAGCTTCTACGGGTTTGCGCTGATGGCGCTCGGAATGTTGATCCATGCGTTCTGCATTCTGCCTTCCAAGGCGGCCAGCCCGCCCCGAGCCGGCCTATCAATCATCGACACGCTGAAAGCCGTCGCCGGCAATCGAGACTTCCTGCGCTACTGGTGGATCGCCGCGTTGGTATTCACCTGTTATTTCGCCTTGATCAGTGTGACGCCGCTGATTTTCATGGACGCGTTGAAGCTGTCCGAATACCAGTACGCGCTGGTGCTGATGGTGTACGGGGCGGCCTATCTCCTTGGCGGCGTTGCTGCCTCGTTTTTGCAGAAACACATCCCGCTGTCCCGGCAAATCAACATTGGCCTCGGACTGCTCGGCGTCGCAGGCGTGCTGCTAACGCTGGTCGTCAGCTATGAGGCCATCACCACCTTGACCTTGCTCATACCGATGCTGATCAGCGCCCTGGCCGTCACCCTGGTTCGGCCAGCCGCCATTTCTGCAGCAATGCTGTTGTTTTCAAGCAGCGCAGGTACTGCAGCATCAGCGGGCAACAGCATCATGTTCCTGACCGCCGCCGTCAGTAGCGCCGCCCTTGCGCAAGCCGGTAGCCATTTGCTGATGACGATTGCTGTCAGCTTCATCGTTTTCGGCCTCTGGGGTTGGCTGACGAATGGCAGGATATCTTCACCGTAG
- the ilvD gene encoding dihydroxy-acid dehydratase, with amino-acid sequence MPDYRSKTSTHGRNMAGARALWRATGMKDDDFKKPIIAISNSFTQFVPGHVHLKDLGQLVAREIERAGGVAKEFNTIAVDDGIAMGHDGMLYSLPSREIIADSVEYMVNAHCADAIVCISNCDKITPGMLMAALRLNIPVIFVSGGPMEAGKTKLASHGLDLVDAMVIAADSSASDEKVAEYERSACPTCGSCSGMFTANSMNCLVEALGLALPGNGSTLATHSDREQLFLQAGRTIVELCKRYYNDNDESVLPRNIANFKAFENAMTLDIAMGGSTNTILHLLAAAQEAEIDFDLRDIDRLSRHVPQLCKVAPNIQKYHMEDVHRAGGIFSILGSLARGGLLHTDLPTVHSKTLAEGIAKWDITQTDDEAVHHFFKAGPAGIPTQTAFSQSTRWETLDDDRENGCIRSVEHAYSKEGGLAVLYGNIALDGCVVKTAGVDESIHVFEGNAKIFESQDSAVRGILADEVKAGDIVIIRYEGPKGGPGMQEMLYPTSYLKSKGLGKACALLTDGRFSGGTSGLSIGHASPEAAAGGAIGLVQDGDKVLIDIPNRSINLLISDEEMAGRRAEQDQKGWKPVEKRPRKVTTALKAYALLATSADKGAVRNKAMLDGL; translated from the coding sequence ATGCCTGATTACCGCTCGAAAACATCCACCCACGGCCGTAACATGGCCGGTGCCCGCGCATTGTGGCGCGCCACGGGGATGAAAGATGACGACTTCAAAAAGCCGATCATCGCCATTTCCAACTCCTTCACCCAGTTCGTCCCGGGCCATGTGCACCTCAAGGACCTGGGCCAGCTGGTCGCCCGCGAGATCGAACGCGCTGGCGGTGTGGCAAAAGAATTCAACACCATCGCCGTGGATGACGGCATCGCCATGGGTCACGACGGCATGCTGTATTCGCTGCCGAGCCGCGAGATCATCGCCGACTCCGTCGAATACATGGTCAACGCCCACTGCGCCGATGCGATCGTCTGCATCTCCAACTGCGACAAGATCACCCCTGGCATGCTGATGGCTGCGTTGCGCCTGAACATCCCGGTGATCTTCGTCTCCGGCGGCCCGATGGAAGCCGGCAAGACCAAACTGGCCAGCCACGGTCTCGACCTGGTCGACGCCATGGTGATCGCCGCCGACTCCAGCGCTTCTGACGAGAAAGTCGCTGAGTACGAGCGCAGCGCCTGTCCGACCTGCGGCTCGTGCTCCGGCATGTTCACCGCCAACTCGATGAACTGCCTGGTTGAAGCCCTGGGCCTGGCATTGCCGGGCAACGGTTCCACCCTGGCCACCCACAGCGACCGCGAACAGTTGTTCCTGCAGGCCGGCCGCACCATCGTCGAGCTGTGCAAGCGTTACTACAACGACAACGACGAGTCGGTATTGCCGCGCAACATCGCCAACTTCAAGGCGTTCGAAAACGCCATGACCCTGGATATCGCCATGGGCGGTTCCACCAACACCATTCTGCACTTGCTGGCCGCGGCCCAGGAAGCCGAGATCGATTTCGACCTGCGCGACATCGACCGCCTCTCCCGTCACGTGCCGCAATTGTGCAAAGTTGCGCCGAACATCCAGAAGTACCACATGGAAGACGTGCACCGTGCCGGCGGGATCTTCAGCATCCTCGGTTCGCTGGCCCGTGGCGGCCTGCTGCACACCGACCTGCCGACCGTGCACAGCAAGACCCTGGCCGAAGGCATCGCCAAGTGGGACATCACCCAGACCGACGACGAAGCGGTGCATCACTTCTTCAAGGCCGGCCCTGCGGGCATCCCGACGCAAACTGCGTTCAGCCAGTCGACCCGTTGGGAAACTTTGGACGACGACCGTGAAAACGGCTGCATCCGCAGTGTCGAACACGCTTACTCGAAAGAAGGCGGCCTGGCCGTTCTCTACGGCAACATCGCGCTCGACGGCTGCGTGGTGAAAACCGCCGGCGTCGACGAGTCGATCCATGTCTTCGAAGGCAACGCGAAGATCTTCGAAAGCCAGGACAGCGCCGTACGCGGCATCCTCGCCGATGAAGTGAAGGCCGGCGACATCGTGATCATCCGTTACGAAGGCCCGAAAGGCGGCCCGGGCATGCAGGAAATGCTGTACCCGACGTCCTACCTGAAATCCAAAGGCCTGGGCAAAGCCTGCGCCCTGCTCACCGATGGCCGTTTCTCCGGCGGCACCTCGGGCCTGTCCATCGGCCATGCTTCGCCGGAAGCGGCTGCTGGCGGCGCGATAGGTCTGGTGCAGGACGGCGACAAGGTTTTGATCGACATTCCGAACCGTTCGATCAACCTGCTGATCAGCGATGAAGAGATGGCTGGGCGTCGTGCCGAGCAGGATCAGAAGGGCTGGAAGCCGGTGGAGAAGCGTCCGCGTAAGGTGACTACCGCATTGAAGGCCTATGCCTTGCTGGCGACCAGTGCCGACAAGGGTGCTGTGCGTAACAAGGCGATGCTTGATGGGCTGTAA
- a CDS encoding PAAR domain-containing protein — translation MKRYNITVGAKTTVGGTVVSGWRRGSINGQAIAREGDEVKCPECDSTGTIMCVGPRLSEEWDGLKPALDGDLCKCKCDPPPKLIANQTMRSQQIDVGNAAPTARAGAQLASPAQARQPTVKSPPTGFAPAKSPATPSFSELPGVICQNLWRSYQQRAEAVVAPGGILIADPKARNRAINAAYANMWVEDQRFQWAGLAAFASKQVGCGLLHAADSIEKIDAEQEAKLRRVEALRRRPAGLFGWASKSQQQARARELEQAERDYEQARRNNPTWWLDVRSPNEPLSLVQKQLLFVHDMLALGNTTLFLDVFPLHAFYKERGLQALKTCLESRQKIYGHDQYPVLWPIEQEKLKFGYDYKEILQAFQAIEVGNITESVVHLAWHEQQNILQPVMYSDELLVTLLRRNQFAFVTGIPPGAAAAVELTLASQCYPSEDGRTVGFSSEHFANLADIDQRMSFVLKAASQFDQLLRRSDRHLIEEAILDIAAGRGVR, via the coding sequence ATGAAGCGCTACAACATCACCGTCGGGGCCAAAACCACCGTCGGCGGCACGGTCGTCAGCGGTTGGCGTCGTGGCAGCATCAATGGCCAGGCCATTGCCCGCGAAGGCGATGAAGTCAAATGCCCGGAATGCGACAGCACGGGGACAATCATGTGCGTCGGCCCACGCCTGTCGGAGGAGTGGGATGGACTCAAGCCCGCCCTGGATGGCGACCTCTGCAAGTGCAAGTGCGATCCACCGCCCAAGTTGATTGCCAATCAGACCATGAGGAGCCAACAGATCGACGTAGGCAACGCTGCGCCGACTGCCCGAGCCGGCGCTCAACTCGCGTCGCCGGCCCAAGCGCGACAACCGACAGTCAAATCGCCCCCCACCGGATTTGCACCTGCCAAGAGCCCCGCAACACCGTCTTTCAGCGAGTTGCCGGGGGTCATCTGCCAGAACCTGTGGCGTAGCTACCAGCAAAGAGCCGAGGCCGTCGTGGCGCCAGGTGGCATTCTGATTGCCGACCCAAAGGCGCGTAATCGCGCGATCAATGCGGCGTACGCCAATATGTGGGTTGAGGATCAGCGTTTCCAATGGGCGGGCCTCGCGGCGTTCGCCTCCAAGCAGGTGGGATGTGGTTTGTTGCATGCCGCTGATTCGATCGAAAAGATCGATGCGGAACAGGAAGCGAAACTACGCCGGGTGGAGGCGCTTAGGAGACGGCCCGCTGGCTTGTTCGGATGGGCCAGTAAGAGTCAGCAGCAGGCGAGAGCGCGGGAGCTTGAGCAGGCTGAACGGGATTACGAGCAAGCCCGCCGCAACAACCCGACGTGGTGGCTCGACGTGCGGAGCCCGAACGAACCGTTGTCGCTCGTGCAGAAGCAACTCCTGTTTGTTCACGACATGCTGGCGCTGGGCAATACCACGCTGTTTCTGGATGTATTTCCGTTGCATGCTTTTTACAAGGAGCGTGGGCTGCAGGCGCTTAAGACTTGCCTGGAATCACGTCAAAAAATTTATGGGCATGATCAGTATCCGGTCCTGTGGCCGATTGAGCAGGAGAAGTTGAAGTTCGGCTATGACTACAAGGAAATCCTGCAAGCTTTCCAAGCCATTGAGGTTGGTAATATCACCGAAAGTGTTGTGCATCTGGCTTGGCACGAACAGCAAAACATCCTGCAACCGGTAATGTACAGCGACGAACTACTGGTAACTCTACTGCGCAGAAATCAGTTCGCTTTTGTCACAGGCATTCCACCTGGTGCTGCAGCCGCTGTCGAACTTACCTTGGCCAGCCAGTGCTATCCCAGCGAAGACGGTCGCACCGTGGGTTTCAGCAGTGAGCATTTCGCCAATTTGGCCGATATTGATCAGCGCATGTCGTTTGTGCTTAAGGCCGCATCGCAGTTTGATCAGCTACTGCGGCGTTCTGATCGCCATTTAATCGAAGAGGCGATTCTGGACATTGCCGCAGGTCGAGGCGTGCGATGA
- a CDS encoding DUF6124 family protein: protein MLKITPDPPDTENLSAHINATPRKPSRTFVIAPGLDTETLLAHACESLASANVMASDFAGLLEGSQRSTMLGIAQVIMLGELAVNQALDNLDPQE, encoded by the coding sequence ATGCTGAAAATTACCCCTGATCCGCCGGACACCGAAAACCTGTCAGCCCACATCAACGCCACCCCGCGCAAACCCAGCCGAACATTCGTCATCGCACCGGGCCTCGACACCGAAACCCTGTTGGCGCACGCCTGCGAATCCCTCGCCTCGGCCAATGTCATGGCCAGCGATTTCGCCGGCCTGCTGGAAGGCTCTCAACGCAGCACGATGCTGGGGATTGCCCAGGTCATCATGTTGGGCGAGCTGGCGGTGAATCAGGCGCTGGATAACCTCGACCCGCAGGAATAA
- a CDS encoding haloacid dehalogenase-like hydrolase, which produces MRFAPKFLVAALCLGLAGQVLATDLKHWPADQAKALDAMIAANANKGNYAVFDMDNTSYRYDLEESLLPFMENKGLITRDKLDPSLKLIPFKDTAEHKESLFSYYYRLCELDDMVCYPWVAQVFSGFTLQELKGYVDELMASGKPVPATYYEGDVVKKLDVNPPKIFTGQQELYSKLMENGIEVYVMTAASEELVRMVAADPKYGYNVKPQNVIGVSMLLKDPKTGELTTARKQITAGKYDEQANLGLELTPYLWTPATWMAGKHAAILTYIDEWKKPVLVGGDTPTSDGYMLFHGVDVAKGGIHLWVNRKDKYMTQIQGMMAKNAAAQAKEGLPVTADKNWVIVTPQEIQ; this is translated from the coding sequence ATGAGATTTGCACCGAAATTTCTGGTTGCAGCACTTTGCCTGGGCCTTGCCGGCCAGGTACTCGCCACGGATCTGAAACACTGGCCAGCTGATCAGGCCAAGGCGCTGGACGCGATGATCGCCGCCAACGCCAACAAGGGTAACTACGCGGTGTTCGACATGGACAACACCAGTTACCGCTACGACCTTGAAGAGTCGTTGCTGCCGTTCATGGAAAACAAGGGCCTGATCACCCGCGACAAACTCGATCCCTCTCTGAAACTGATTCCGTTCAAGGACACCGCCGAGCACAAGGAAAGTCTGTTCAGCTACTACTATCGCCTCTGCGAACTTGACGACATGGTCTGCTACCCATGGGTCGCCCAAGTGTTCTCCGGCTTCACGCTCCAGGAACTCAAGGGCTACGTCGATGAATTGATGGCCTCCGGCAAACCGGTGCCAGCGACCTATTACGAAGGCGACGTGGTCAAGAAACTCGACGTCAACCCGCCGAAGATTTTCACCGGCCAGCAAGAGCTCTACAGCAAACTGATGGAGAACGGCATCGAGGTCTACGTGATGACCGCCGCCTCCGAAGAGCTGGTGCGCATGGTCGCGGCCGATCCGAAGTACGGCTACAACGTCAAACCGCAAAACGTGATCGGCGTGTCGATGCTGCTCAAGGACCCCAAGACCGGTGAATTGACCACGGCGCGCAAGCAGATCACTGCCGGCAAGTATGACGAGCAAGCCAACCTCGGCCTGGAACTGACCCCGTACCTGTGGACCCCGGCAACCTGGATGGCCGGCAAGCACGCAGCGATCCTGACCTACATCGACGAGTGGAAAAAACCGGTCCTGGTCGGCGGCGATACCCCAACCAGCGACGGCTACATGCTGTTCCACGGCGTCGACGTGGCCAAGGGTGGCATCCACTTGTGGGTCAACCGCAAGGACAAGTACATGACCCAGATCCAAGGCATGATGGCCAAGAACGCCGCGGCCCAGGCCAAGGAAGGGTTGCCGGTGACGGCGGACAAGAACTGGGTGATCGTGACGCCGCAAGAGATCCAGTAA